GGACAGGCCCCTGTTATTTTTAAAGATTTCCAATAGTTGCAACCATTACTGCTTTAATTGTGTGCATTCTATTTTCTGCTTCATCAAATACTACTGAATGTTTGCTTCTGAAAACTTCATCTGTTACTTCCATTTCTTTTAAACCAAACTTTTCATATATGTCTTTACCGATAATTGTATTTGTATCGTGGAATGAAGGTAAACAATGCATGAAAATTACATCTGGATTTCCTGTCTTATTAATCATTTCCATATTCACTTGATATGGTTTTAATAAATTGATTCTCTCTTCAAACTTGTCTTCTTCACCCATTGATACCCAAACATCTGTATAAATTACGTCTGCACCTTTAACTCCTTCATCTATGTTTTCAGTTAGTTCAATAACTGCTCCTGTTTCCTTAGCTATTTCTCTCATCTCATTTACTAATTCTTCTGATGGGAATAATTCTTTTGGGGCAACTGCTACGAAATGCATTCCCATTTTAGCAGCTCCTATCATTAATGAGTTGCCCATGTTGTTTCTTGCATCTCCAACAAATACAAGCTTAACTTTATTAAGTGGTTTATTTACATGTTCCATAATAGTCAAGAAATCTGCAAGAATTTGAGTTGGATGATATAAATCAGTAAGACCATTCCACACAGGTACTCCTGCATGTTTAGCTATTTCTTCTACAGTTTCTTGCTTAAATCCTCTAAATTCTATACCATCATAGTATCTTCCTAAAACTTTAGCTGTATCTTCTATAGATTCTTTTTTACCCATTTGACTGTTTGATAAGAATGTAACATTTGCGCCTTCATCATATGCTGCAACTTCAAATGCACATCTTGTTCTTGTTGAAGTTTTTTCAAATAATAAAACTATGTTTTTGCCTTCGAGTAAGTTACCTTTAATTCCTGCTCTTTTCTTTCTCTTCAAATCCATTGATAAATCTAGTAAGTATTTAATTTCTTGTGGAGTGAAATCTTTTAATGTTAATAAATGTCTTCCTCTTAAATTAACTGGCATTTTAACTCCTCCTTTAAATTTAATTTATTTTATATTTTGTATATTCAAAATATTGTTTATAATCCATAGGAAATTATATACCTTATCAAATTATGGATAATTTTAAATATAGTTTCCGTTTATGGATATGAGCAAAATCTCCCTTATAATTTATTCAAATCAAAGATTTTGGTCTAAAAATATTTTAACTAAACCTTAATTAACATCCTATAACTATTGACTACTAGCTACCAACTAATATCTTCTCTAATTAGTGGCATTGACATACATCTTGGACCACCACGTCCACGAGAAAGTTCTGAAGATGGAATAACATGAAGCTTTATGCCGTGTTCTTCTAGCAATCTATTTGTAACGTGATTTCTCGAATAAACTACTACTTCCCCTGGTGCAATGGCTAAAGTATTAGAACCATCATTCCACTGTTCTCTACCTGCATCTATTTTATTTCCATTTCCACATCGAATTAATGTAACTTTATCTAGATTTAAGTATTTCTTTAATATATCACTTAACTCCATCGTTTCTTTTTCAATTACTAAATTGTGTTTTTTTTCTCCTTTTCTTAATGAATATACGGTAAGTGGTCCTTCTATTTCAGGATGTATTGTAAACTTGTCATAATCAACCATAGTAAACACAGTATCTAAATGCATAAAAGCTCTTTTCTTTGGTATATCAAACGCTAATACTACTTCAAATTTCTCTCCATTATTAAAAATTCTTCTTGCTAATTTTTCAACTGAAGCAGCTTCTGTTCTTTCAGATACACCTATAGCAAGTACTTTTTCACTAAGAACAAGTTGATCCCCACCTTCTATAGAAGTATCTTCATTTCTGTTATACCAGAATGGTATTTCAATATCTTTAAACATCGGATGATATTTAAAAATATATTTTGAAAACAATGTTTCTCTATTTCTCGTTATTGTTTTCATATGATTTAAAGATATACCTGAGCCAATTGTTGCAAATGGATCTCTAGTAAAGTAAAGGTTCGGCATTGGATCAACTATAAAAGGATAATCAGATTCTATCATATCTACTAAAGAAACCTTCTTATAATCTTTTATTTCTTCTTTTCTAATGCCTTCCATCATTTTATCTATCATTTCTCTATTAGTAGAAAAGCTCAAGAGATATTCTTTTACAAGTTCTCTTTTCTTCCTACTATTAATACTTGCTTCCTTAATAAACTCGTCTATAAATTCTTCTTTAATATCATCATCTGTAAGAGACTCAGCTGTTAAATCCTCGAGATACACTACTTCAACTCCATTATCTCTGAGTGTTTGTGCAAAAATATCATGTTCTTCTCTAGCAACTTTCAAATAAGGTATATCATCAAACAATAATCTATCCATTAGGTCAGGAGTTAAATTTTCTATTTCTTTCCCCGGTCTGTGCAAAAGAACTTTCTTCAGTTTGCCAATTTCCGAATATACGTGTAAAACGTTTTCCTTAGCCATTACATAACCCCCCGTTTATTGTCTACACTACACTGGTAGTTACTATCACACCTTAAGTATATGTTTTTAAGAATTTTTTGTCAAATTAACTCATTCATCGTATTTTTATATTTTTGCATTTTAATATTCAAAAATGTATAAATTTTATATTAAATTATTAATATTCACTCAATATACTGTTGCTTGAATTGTATTATTCTGTATATTTCATAATTTAAATTTGTATTTGTACCCCACTATAAATTTCAAAAAGAATATTTATTCAAAAAAATTTTTTTCATGAAAAAACTTCGGGCTTTACACCCGAAGTATAAAAACAACAATTTTTTATAATCCATAGGAAATTATATACATTATTAATATTGTATATATTTTTAAATATAATTTCCGTAATGGATTTCAACAAAATCTTCCTTATAATTTATTTAAATCGAAGATTTTGTTATTTTAATCTCTTTAATACTTCACATAAAAACTCAAATACTCTCTTTGTTGAAGAAATGCTTATATGCTCATTTGGAGTATGAACATCATAAATATTTGGTCCAATAGAAACCATATCTATGTCCCCAATTTTTTCCTTTAGGAATCCACACTCTAACCCAGCATGTATAGCATCTACTTTTACTTCTTTTCCAAACATATCTCTATAAACTTCAGCCATTAAATCTCTAATAGGAGACTCTACTTTAAACTCCCATTCAGGATAATCAGCTACTAATTCCATTTTCGCACCAACTAAATCACATATATTTTGAATTCTATCATTAATTTCCTTTTTCAAACTTTTAACTGAACTTCTTACCGCACTATCAAATTTAATTTCTTCTTCACTAGTTGTAAGAACTCCAATATTATTAGAGCTTTCAACTAAGCCTTCAATATCTGCACTCATTGTTTGAACTCCATTAGGTATTAACCTTAAAATGCTTATTAATCCTTTTTTAGTATTTAAACTAAATACTTTTTGTATACCATCAACTTTTTCTAAACTAATATTAATATTAGGATCAGATGTTATATATTCGTTTGAGAATATTTTTTGATGTTCATCAATAATACGCTTAAATTTCTCTTCATCATCTTTATTAATCATTACAACTGCTTCAGACATTTTTGCAATTGCATTCATTTTCTCTCCGCCACTAACATTTGCTATATCAATATTTATTTCTTTATCAAGACTTTCTAATAATCTTCCTAATAGTTTTATTGCATTTGCTCTATTTTTATTAATTTCTATACCTGAATGACCACCTATTAAACCTTTAATAGATATTTTATAACCTATTTTATTAGTATCAGCTTCATTCCACTCAATAGGAAGATGAATAATATTGTTTACTCCACCTGCACATGATGCAAGTATAGTACCCTCTTCTTCTGAATCAATGTTTATTAAAATATCTCCGGAAACGTTTTCAGGATTTAAATTCAATACTCCATCCATTCCAGTTTCCTCTGCAACCGTAATTAATGCAACAAGAGGTGGATGTGGTAAATCTTTTGATTCTAAAATAGCCATTATCATAGCTACTGCAATACCATTGTCTGCTCCAAGAGTCGTTCCTTTTGTTCTTATCATATCTCCATCTACCATTAATGGAATTGGATCTTTTGAAAAATCAAAGTCTAAATCTTCATTTTTTGCACAAACTATATCCATATGTCCTTGAAGTATAACTGTTGGTGCATTTTCGTACCCTTCTGTTCCTGGTTTCTTAATAATTACATTTAAACATTCTTCCTGTATAACTTCTAGTCCATTGTCTTTTGCAAATTTCACTAGATAATCACTAACTTGTTTTTCGTTCCCTGAACCTCTAGGAATTCTAGTTAATTCTTCAAAAAACTTAAATACAGCTTCAGGCTTAAGTCCTGATAAAACATTTACCATTACAAGCATCCCCTTTACTTTAATTTATATTTTTTAGGCCTACTGTTAGATGTTTCTACAATAAGCCCTTCATTTATCATTTTTGTTATCAAATTTTTAGTTACTAATTTAGCGTCAACAACTTGTACTTTATTTTTACTCCAAAATAAGGACGCTTTTGTACCTCTAATAATCTTTTCAATCTCTGTTTTAGTTAAAGATTCTTGTTTTTTAAGTGCCTTTAATATTTTCGCTTCAGCTTTCTTATACAAAACATTTAATAATTCCTCTGTTTTTCTTTGCTGTTTAACATATCCCCATGCATATAAAAATGTAAATGTTATAGCAAATAATAATACCTTTAAAATAAAGCTTATCATACTAATCACTTACCTCTTCTCCAGTGTAATAAATTTATTATTTCTTAAAATATTTATATAAGTCCCTAGCCTTTCATATAGAGGCTCTGCTTTCTCTCCAAATTCTTCTTTTAATATTTTAGCTATATCTTGTATATTCCTTTGTCCATCTATTGACTTCCATACACAACTTCCAATCGGATCTAAATCTATTCTCATTACCTCTGGCGTTTTAAAAAACACTCTTACTATCCTGTCTAATATTCCATTTCTTGGTATGATAACCTGAACTAATCCTTCATCATTAACTATCCATTCTAAAGTATTATTTTTTTTAGGAATTAATTCTAAAAAATTATCACTTTTTTTAATTTTTTTAACCATCATTACACCTCTATCTTTAATAAGTTGAAAAGAGGATATATAAAATATCCTCTTTTACATCATAACTCTAAATTAATTTTTCTTCAATAAGGAATTTTTCATAAGTGTATATGTTAATGCAGCAAAGAATACTAATGCACCAATTTGTCCTAAGTCAATACCAAGTGCAAGGTTTACTCCAAACACTGCAAATACTGCTAATAATATACCTATTAAACCTTCTCCAGCAATTAATCCTGATGCAAATAATATTCCTGAATCAATTTTTGCTTTGATACCTTTGTCTTCACCATTTGACTTCTCTAATTTCTTGTCTAAGATACCTCTAATTACACCACCAACCATTATAGGAGTACTTAAATGGATTGGTAAGTATAAACCTATTGCAATTGGAAGAACAGGTAATCCTAATAATTCAACTGCAACACCTAAACCTACTCCAGTAAATACTAATGCCCATGGTAAGTTACCACCCATAACACCTTCTATAACTAGTCTCATTAGAGTAGCCTGAGGTGCTGGTAACTCAGATGAACCGAATCCCCATGCTTTATTTAATAAAGTCAAAACAAGACCTATAGCAAGTGCTGAAGCAACAGCACCGATTATTTCACCATACTGTTGTTTCTTAGGAGTAGCACCAACTAAGAAACCAGTCTTTAAGTCCTGTGAAGTATCCCCTGCCATAGCTGCAATTATACAAATTACAGCACCAACAGTTAATGTACCTATCATTCCTACATGTCCATCATTTCCACTAGCCTTAAATACTATAGCAGTAATGATTAATGTAGCTATAGTCATTCCTGATACTGGGTTTGATGAACTACCAACTAAACCAACAATTCTTGATGAAACTGTTGCAAAGAAGAAACCGAATATAGCAATTAATAACGCTCCAACAAATCCTACTGGAATTATTGGTAACATCATCATAGCTAAAACAACTGCTAAAGAACCTACTAATACTATCTTCATTGACATATCTTGATCAGTTCTAACATTAGTGCTTCCACCAACACCTGATGAATAATCTTTCATAGCATCTTTAAATGTTTGTACAATTAAAGGTAATGATTTAATTAAGCTGAAAATACCACCAAACGCAACTGCTCCAGCACCAACATATCTTATATAATAATTCCAAATACCCCAATAGCCTAATTCGTTAATTGGCACAGATGCTGGATACATGATAACATCGCCCATGCTTCCTATGTTTGTAATTAGTGGAATAAGTCCGAACCAACCTATAACAGCACCAGCTAACATGTAAGCTGAAATTCTTGGTCCTATAATGAAGCCAACACCAAGTAATGCTGGCATAACATCTCCACCAATAGCAGCTCCCTTATATCCAGGTATTGTTGTTTCTATTTCACCTGGGAATAATTTTAATCCACCTTCAATAAACTTATATAATGCACCTATACCTAAACCAGCAAAAGTTATTTTTGCTTTTTCTCCACCTTCTTCACCAGCTAACAATACTTCCGCACAAGCTGTACCTTCTGGATAAGGTAATACCCCATGCTCTTTTACTATTAATGCTTTTCTTAATGGAACCATGAATAATACTCCAAGAATACCACCACATAAAGCTATTGCAGTGATAGATAATAAGCTTGGAGTTCCCATACCCCACTCTTGAGTCCAAATATAAAGTGCAGGTAAAGTAAATATTGCACCAGCTGCAAGTGACTCACCAGCTGAACCAATAGTTTGAACCATATTGTTTTCTAGTATTGATTCTTTTTTAAGAATACCTCTAATGATACCCATAGAAATTACGGCTGCAGGAATTGACGCACTGATAGTCATACCTACTTTTAATCCTAGGTATGCATTTGCTGCACCAAACACTATAGCTAAAAGAATACCTAAGATAAGTGATGTTGTAGTAAATTCAGGTAAGACTTTGTCAGCAGAAATAAATGGTTTAAATTCCTGCGCTGAATTAGTTCCTTTTGACATATAGTCCCCTCCTAATTTTTATTTTATGTAAAATAGAAAGGAGATCGATTCCTAAACAATAAGTATAAATAATGCCTAGTTTTTATTAGGAATACGATTTCCTATCCATTATACATCGACAGCATGTCCGTTAACTACGTTAACTATTATACATGTATACACCATATTATGCAATATTCTGACATCATTTTTCTACACAGTGAAATTATTAACTAAAGTTCTCTTCTATAATTTAAAAACGTTTTAAATTTTCTTAACATTTTTTATGTTAAATCTGTTATATAAACAAAAGGCTGTTGCTTAAAACAACAGCCTTTTATTTTAATTTAAAAGAACTTTTTAATGATACAATTCTATTAAATACCAATCTATCTTTTGTAGTATATTTAGGATCTACACTAAAATATCCATGTCTAAAGAATTGGAATTTATCATAAGGTTTAACATCTTTCATATTTGGCTCAACGAATCCTTGTAAAATTTCTAATGAATTAGGGTTTACTTTATCAAGGAATGATTTTCCTTCATCTTGGTCATCATCTAAAATTAAATAGTCATATAATCTAAATTCTGCTTTTAGAGCATGTTTAGCATCTACCCAATGAATTGTACCTTTAACTTTTCTACCTGTAAATCCTGTTCCACTTTTT
This genomic interval from Caloranaerobacter ferrireducens contains the following:
- the argF gene encoding ornithine carbamoyltransferase, with product MPVNLRGRHLLTLKDFTPQEIKYLLDLSMDLKRKKRAGIKGNLLEGKNIVLLFEKTSTRTRCAFEVAAYDEGANVTFLSNSQMGKKESIEDTAKVLGRYYDGIEFRGFKQETVEEIAKHAGVPVWNGLTDLYHPTQILADFLTIMEHVNKPLNKVKLVFVGDARNNMGNSLMIGAAKMGMHFVAVAPKELFPSEELVNEMREIAKETGAVIELTENIDEGVKGADVIYTDVWVSMGEEDKFEERINLLKPYQVNMEMINKTGNPDVIFMHCLPSFHDTNTIIGKDIYEKFGLKEMEVTDEVFRSKHSVVFDEAENRMHTIKAVMVATIGNL
- a CDS encoding PqqD family protein, which gives rise to MVKKIKKSDNFLELIPKKNNTLEWIVNDEGLVQVIIPRNGILDRIVRVFFKTPEVMRIDLDPIGSCVWKSIDGQRNIQDIAKILKEEFGEKAEPLYERLGTYINILRNNKFITLEKR
- a CDS encoding OPT family oligopeptide transporter; its protein translation is MSKGTNSAQEFKPFISADKVLPEFTTTSLILGILLAIVFGAANAYLGLKVGMTISASIPAAVISMGIIRGILKKESILENNMVQTIGSAGESLAAGAIFTLPALYIWTQEWGMGTPSLLSITAIALCGGILGVLFMVPLRKALIVKEHGVLPYPEGTACAEVLLAGEEGGEKAKITFAGLGIGALYKFIEGGLKLFPGEIETTIPGYKGAAIGGDVMPALLGVGFIIGPRISAYMLAGAVIGWFGLIPLITNIGSMGDVIMYPASVPINELGYWGIWNYYIRYVGAGAVAFGGIFSLIKSLPLIVQTFKDAMKDYSSGVGGSTNVRTDQDMSMKIVLVGSLAVVLAMMMLPIIPVGFVGALLIAIFGFFFATVSSRIVGLVGSSSNPVSGMTIATLIITAIVFKASGNDGHVGMIGTLTVGAVICIIAAMAGDTSQDLKTGFLVGATPKKQQYGEIIGAVASALAIGLVLTLLNKAWGFGSSELPAPQATLMRLVIEGVMGGNLPWALVFTGVGLGVAVELLGLPVLPIAIGLYLPIHLSTPIMVGGVIRGILDKKLEKSNGEDKGIKAKIDSGILFASGLIAGEGLIGILLAVFAVFGVNLALGIDLGQIGALVFFAALTYTLMKNSLLKKN
- the arcA gene encoding arginine deiminase; translated protein: MAKENVLHVYSEIGKLKKVLLHRPGKEIENLTPDLMDRLLFDDIPYLKVAREEHDIFAQTLRDNGVEVVYLEDLTAESLTDDDIKEEFIDEFIKEASINSRKKRELVKEYLLSFSTNREMIDKMMEGIRKEEIKDYKKVSLVDMIESDYPFIVDPMPNLYFTRDPFATIGSGISLNHMKTITRNRETLFSKYIFKYHPMFKDIEIPFWYNRNEDTSIEGGDQLVLSEKVLAIGVSERTEAASVEKLARRIFNNGEKFEVVLAFDIPKKRAFMHLDTVFTMVDYDKFTIHPEIEGPLTVYSLRKGEKKHNLVIEKETMELSDILKKYLNLDKVTLIRCGNGNKIDAGREQWNDGSNTLAIAPGEVVVYSRNHVTNRLLEEHGIKLHVIPSSELSRGRGGPRCMSMPLIREDISW
- a CDS encoding aminoacyl-histidine dipeptidase, with product MVNVLSGLKPEAVFKFFEELTRIPRGSGNEKQVSDYLVKFAKDNGLEVIQEECLNVIIKKPGTEGYENAPTVILQGHMDIVCAKNEDLDFDFSKDPIPLMVDGDMIRTKGTTLGADNGIAVAMIMAILESKDLPHPPLVALITVAEETGMDGVLNLNPENVSGDILINIDSEEEGTILASCAGGVNNIIHLPIEWNEADTNKIGYKISIKGLIGGHSGIEINKNRANAIKLLGRLLESLDKEINIDIANVSGGEKMNAIAKMSEAVVMINKDDEEKFKRIIDEHQKIFSNEYITSDPNINISLEKVDGIQKVFSLNTKKGLISILRLIPNGVQTMSADIEGLVESSNNIGVLTTSEEEIKFDSAVRSSVKSLKKEINDRIQNICDLVGAKMELVADYPEWEFKVESPIRDLMAEVYRDMFGKEVKVDAIHAGLECGFLKEKIGDIDMVSIGPNIYDVHTPNEHISISSTKRVFEFLCEVLKRLK